Proteins from one Pirellulales bacterium genomic window:
- a CDS encoding Ig-like domain repeat protein, whose amino-acid sequence MSTDTWTGVLGANWSTNISGVTNWSGSVPVSGDSLVFPAGASNLTNTDDISGLSVNSVTFNGASGGYNLGGSTPLTITAGVTDSDTSGTDTMNLPLVLGAGQTFTVGSGAQLNVGGVVSGSGGLTKAGAGTLDLLAVDSYSGGTTASAGTLLADGTIGDVSLNGGTLGGFGTTGTITATAGGGTISPGSVSSPGVLTTGAVTLDASTTFNVLLDGTVAGNGPGNYSQLAAKGAVNLGGANLTASLNIPLTTTTPFTLIQSTGTITGTFAQGSSLIINGQRFQITYNASSVVLTPANTTDTLVSSANPSQLNQSVTFTATVSPASGLSGTPTGTVSFFDNNGTTLLGSGTLSTVNGQQEATFTTSALTAGTHSITAFYSGDSSFNASTSSTLSQKVTAIVTTTTLSTPQNAISPGQSITLTAVVKSSGVGVPTGSVNFFDGSTQIGSASLTTVNGQQQATFTTSSLPIGNRQLSAQYTGNSTFGSSTSSTLVELVGNTVERYVNQVYIELLGRDAETSALTYWSAALNAGLAPIVMTQRIEGSQEYHIREIDSVFEAYLGRLADSAALNSFNQLLTEGYSIAAVKAIVLGSDEYFNLHGGTVNGFADGLYTDLLGRHVDPGALAAIGAELPGGGTPVTRATVATQVMSKLEYQQVLVQSLYQTYLGRNADANGANYFISQLNAGGTEEGIVSQMVSSQEFFNSIGP is encoded by the coding sequence TTGTCGACTGACACGTGGACCGGCGTGCTGGGCGCAAATTGGAGCACAAACATCTCGGGCGTGACGAACTGGAGCGGCAGCGTGCCCGTCAGCGGCGATTCGCTGGTTTTCCCCGCCGGCGCTTCCAATCTGACCAACACCGACGATATCTCCGGCCTCTCCGTCAATTCGGTTACGTTCAATGGGGCGTCGGGCGGTTATAACCTCGGCGGCAGCACTCCGCTGACCATCACGGCGGGCGTCACCGACAGCGACACCAGCGGCACCGACACGATGAACCTGCCCCTCGTGCTGGGCGCCGGCCAAACGTTTACCGTCGGCAGCGGCGCTCAGCTCAATGTGGGCGGCGTCGTGAGCGGCTCGGGCGGGCTGACCAAAGCCGGCGCCGGCACCCTGGATTTGCTTGCCGTCGACAGCTACAGCGGCGGCACCACCGCCAGCGCCGGCACGCTGCTGGCCGACGGCACCATCGGCGACGTAAGCCTGAACGGCGGCACGCTGGGAGGCTTTGGAACGACGGGCACGATCACGGCCACGGCGGGTGGCGGCACCATTTCGCCCGGCAGCGTCAGCTCGCCAGGCGTGCTTACCACCGGCGCCGTGACCCTCGATGCGTCGACCACTTTCAACGTGCTTCTGGACGGCACGGTCGCCGGCAACGGACCCGGCAACTACAGCCAACTCGCCGCCAAAGGCGCGGTGAATCTGGGCGGTGCGAACCTTACCGCGTCGCTCAACATTCCGCTCACCACGACGACCCCGTTTACGCTGATTCAATCGACCGGCACGATCACCGGCACCTTCGCCCAGGGAAGCAGCCTGATCATCAACGGGCAGCGGTTTCAGATCACCTACAATGCCAGCAGCGTGGTGCTCACGCCCGCGAACACCACCGACACGCTGGTCTCGTCGGCCAATCCCTCCCAGCTCAATCAATCGGTGACCTTCACCGCGACCGTCTCTCCGGCCAGCGGACTGAGCGGCACGCCTACCGGCACGGTAAGCTTTTTCGACAATAATGGCACGACGCTGCTCGGTTCAGGCACGCTGTCGACCGTCAACGGTCAGCAGGAAGCGACGTTCACCACGTCGGCGCTGACGGCCGGCACGCACTCGATCACCGCGTTCTATTCCGGCGACAGCAGTTTCAACGCATCGACGTCGTCGACGCTTTCGCAAAAAGTCACGGCCATCGTCACCACTACGACGCTTTCGACGCCCCAGAACGCCATTTCGCCCGGCCAGTCGATCACGCTGACCGCCGTCGTCAAGTCGAGCGGCGTAGGCGTGCCCACCGGTTCCGTAAACTTCTTCGACGGCTCGACGCAAATCGGCAGCGCCTCGCTGACCACGGTCAACGGCCAACAGCAGGCCACCTTCACTACCTCGTCGCTGCCGATCGGCAACCGCCAGCTCTCGGCCCAATACACGGGCAATTCGACCTTCGGCAGCAGCACTTCGTCCACTCTGGTGGAGTTGGTGGGCAACACGGTCGAGCGCTATGTGAACCAGGTCTATATCGAGCTGTTAGGGCGCGACGCGGAGACTTCGGCCTTGACGTACTGGTCCGCCGCCTTGAACGCGGGGCTTGCGCCGATCGTGATGACCCAGCGCATCGAAGGGAGCCAAGAGTACCACATCCGCGAAATCGACTCGGTCTTCGAAGCCTATCTGGGCCGGCTGGCGGATTCCGCCGCGCTGAACAGCTTCAACCAGTTGTTGACCGAAGGCTACTCGATTGCGGCCGTCAAGGCGATCGTGCTCGGCTCGGACGAGTATTTCAATTTGCACGGCGGCACGGTCAATGGTTTTGCCGACGGGCTGTACACCGACTTGCTGGGCCGCCACGTCGATCCGGGCGCGCTGGCGGCCATCGGGGCGGAGCTTCCCGGCGGCGGCACGCCCGTCACGCGGGCCACCGTGGCCACGCAGGTGATGTCGAAGCTCGAGTATCAGCAAGTCCTGGTGCAATCGTTATATCAGACGTACCTCGGCCGCAACGCCGACGCCAACGGCGCGAACTATTTCATCAGCCAGTTGAACGCGGGCGGAACTGAGGAAGGCATCGTCTCGCAGATGGTCTCGTCGCAGGAATTCTTCAACTCGATCGGCCCGTAG